Proteins encoded together in one Lachnospiraceae bacterium JLR.KK008 window:
- a CDS encoding Rrf2 family transcriptional regulator, translated as MQISSRFTLAIHIFACMDTFGSEYKVTSDFLAGSTNVNPVIIRKILGQLKGAGLIAVARGTGGAVVTKPLDKITFLDIYHAVECVENGELFHFHENPSVNCPVGKNIHHILDDKLLRVQNALEKELASITLEDVKRDTEKYLRQKNNQAATNTGE; from the coding sequence ATGCAGATTTCAAGTCGTTTTACACTGGCGATTCATATTTTTGCCTGTATGGACACTTTCGGAAGCGAATATAAGGTAACCAGTGATTTCCTTGCCGGAAGTACCAACGTGAATCCGGTTATTATCCGGAAAATTCTCGGACAGCTAAAAGGCGCGGGATTGATCGCCGTGGCAAGGGGAACCGGAGGCGCTGTCGTTACAAAGCCGCTTGACAAAATTACTTTTCTTGACATCTACCACGCAGTGGAATGCGTTGAAAACGGTGAACTGTTTCATTTTCATGAAAACCCGAGCGTAAATTGCCCTGTTGGAAAAAATATCCACCACATTTTAGACGATAAGCTCCTCCGGGTTCAGAACGCTCTGGAAAAGGAGCTTGCATCGATCACTCTGGAAGATGTCAAACGGGATACCGAAAAATATCTGAGACAGAAAAATAATCAGGCAGCGACAAATACCGGGGAATGA
- the buk gene encoding butyrate kinase produces the protein MSVKSLIINPGSTSTKIGVFEDETLLFEETLRHSTEEISKYASIVDQKDFRKEIIVNLLKEKNFDIQSLNVVVGRGGMLKPISGGTYPVTDGLLADLKVGVQGQHASNLGGILAREIADSIGVPSYIVDPVVVDELMPEARYSGVPELPRVSIFHALNQKAVAKRYAKETGKAYDSLNLIVVHMGGGVSVGAHKAGKVIDVFNALDGDGAFSPERAGGVPSGALIKMCYSGKYTEAQAYKMVVGNGGFNAYLGTNDMRDVDKMADEEGNADAKMIRDAFVLQVAKDMGSMACVLEGKIDQIIITGGIAYDKYVVDALKAKAGWIAPVTVYPGEDELLALAQGGLRVLNGEEEAMNY, from the coding sequence ATGTCTGTTAAGAGTTTGATCATCAATCCAGGTTCCACTTCCACTAAAATCGGCGTGTTCGAAGACGAAACTCTGTTGTTTGAAGAGACACTGCGCCACTCTACGGAGGAGATCTCCAAATATGCTTCTATCGTAGACCAGAAAGATTTCCGCAAGGAGATTATCGTCAATCTTCTGAAAGAGAAAAATTTTGACATCCAGTCTTTAAATGTCGTTGTCGGCAGAGGCGGTATGTTAAAACCGATCTCCGGCGGTACCTACCCCGTTACCGATGGACTGTTGGCCGATCTGAAGGTCGGCGTACAGGGACAGCACGCTTCCAATCTGGGCGGCATCCTTGCGCGTGAGATCGCAGATTCGATCGGTGTTCCTTCCTATATCGTTGATCCGGTTGTTGTCGATGAATTGATGCCGGAAGCGAGATATTCCGGTGTGCCGGAGCTTCCGAGAGTCAGCATTTTCCATGCCCTCAATCAGAAGGCAGTGGCGAAACGCTACGCAAAGGAGACCGGAAAGGCTTACGACTCCCTGAATCTGATCGTTGTCCATATGGGCGGCGGCGTTTCCGTTGGCGCTCACAAAGCCGGCAAAGTGATCGACGTCTTTAACGCTCTCGACGGTGACGGCGCATTCTCCCCGGAAAGAGCAGGCGGTGTACCATCCGGCGCACTGATCAAAATGTGCTATTCCGGCAAATACACGGAAGCACAGGCATACAAGATGGTAGTTGGCAACGGCGGTTTCAACGCATATCTCGGCACCAATGATATGCGCGATGTCGACAAGATGGCTGACGAAGAAGGCAATGCCGATGCTAAAATGATCCGCGACGCGTTCGTGCTTCAGGTTGCAAAGGATATGGGCTCCATGGCCTGTGTTCTCGAAGGAAAGATCGACCAGATCATCATCACCGGCGGTATCGCTTATGACAAATACGTAGTAGACGCGCTGAAAGCAAAGGCCGGCTGGATCGCACCTGTGACCGTATATCCCGGCGAAGATGAATTGCTCGCTCTCGCACAGGGCGGTCTTCGCGTGTTAAACGGTGAAGAAGAAGCGATGAATTACTAG
- the ptb gene encoding phosphate butyryltransferase translates to MSKTFEELVSKVSKFEMKKVSVAVAQDSAVLEAVRAAKDRKIADAILVGDKDKIEAVAKEIDINISDFEIIDVKDDIEASLAAVKLVHDGTADMYMKGLLNTKDFLKSVLNKEVGLRTGSPLSHVCVFDVKGIDHLLFLTDVAFIPYPTLEDKVSIINNTLEITKACGIENPKVAPLAAVEVVNPKMPATVEADELTKMCQEGKITGCIVDGPLSFDLAIDAEAAKHKGATGRAIQGDADILLFPDIHAGNLVYKAMVHTADVINGNMLTGTKAPVILTSRSDTFEVKVNSLALGAVVAEYMKNNR, encoded by the coding sequence ATGAGCAAAACGTTTGAGGAATTGGTATCCAAAGTATCGAAATTTGAAATGAAAAAAGTGTCCGTTGCCGTTGCTCAGGATTCTGCCGTTCTGGAGGCAGTCAGAGCCGCAAAAGACCGCAAGATCGCTGACGCAATACTGGTGGGCGACAAAGACAAGATTGAAGCCGTTGCCAAAGAGATCGACATCAATATCTCCGATTTTGAGATCATTGACGTAAAAGATGATATTGAGGCATCTCTGGCTGCTGTCAAACTTGTACACGACGGCACAGCGGACATGTATATGAAAGGTCTGCTCAACACAAAAGATTTCTTAAAGAGCGTGCTGAACAAAGAAGTCGGCCTGCGTACAGGCAGTCCGCTCTCTCACGTATGCGTATTCGACGTAAAAGGCATTGATCATCTGTTATTCCTGACAGACGTTGCCTTCATTCCCTATCCGACTCTGGAAGACAAGGTGAGCATCATTAACAATACCCTGGAAATTACAAAAGCCTGCGGAATCGAAAATCCCAAAGTGGCTCCGCTTGCCGCTGTGGAAGTCGTAAATCCGAAAATGCCGGCTACCGTTGAGGCTGATGAGCTGACAAAGATGTGCCAGGAGGGCAAGATCACCGGCTGTATCGTGGACGGGCCCCTTTCCTTCGATCTTGCAATCGATGCGGAAGCTGCAAAGCACAAGGGCGCAACAGGCCGTGCAATCCAGGGAGACGCCGACATTCTCTTATTCCCCGATATTCATGCAGGCAATCTTGTATACAAAGCAATGGTACATACGGCAGACGTGATCAACGGTAATATGCTCACAGGTACAAAAGCGCCTGTCATCCTCACTTCCCGTTCTGATACGTTTGAAGTCAAAGTGAATTCTCTGGCTCTGGGCGCCGTTGTCGCAGAATATATGAAAAATAACCGGTAA
- a CDS encoding alpha/beta hydrolase family protein, whose translation MALIQVNFQSNVLKRTVPVQVILPADKNDHIHYLHDRDKKYRTLYLLHGLYGNYMDWVSNSSIQLYAEEHDLAVVMPNGDNSFYVDQPVRNNDYGSFIGEELVEVMRRMFPLSRKREDTFIAGLSMGGYGALRNGLKYADTFSYVAGFSSALHIFEASPRDPRRRTLCGEDACMGDWDEAVRTDKNPEVALSQLKEKVDAGKAVYPQVFMSCGTEDDLLPVNRTFRDKLTAAGVPLTYEEAPGAHEWSFWDKYVCRIIEDWLPKD comes from the coding sequence ATGGCACTGATACAAGTGAATTTTCAGTCAAATGTTTTGAAACGTACGGTACCGGTTCAGGTAATTCTGCCGGCCGATAAAAATGATCACATTCATTATCTCCATGACCGTGACAAAAAGTACAGAACCCTGTATCTTTTGCATGGTCTTTACGGAAATTACATGGACTGGGTCAGCAACAGCAGTATTCAGCTCTATGCGGAGGAGCATGATCTGGCCGTAGTGATGCCAAATGGCGATAACAGTTTTTATGTGGATCAGCCTGTGCGCAATAACGACTATGGCAGCTTTATCGGGGAAGAGCTGGTAGAGGTGATGCGCAGGATGTTTCCGCTTTCCCGTAAGAGAGAGGACACATTTATCGCCGGATTGTCGATGGGCGGTTATGGCGCGCTGCGAAACGGTCTGAAGTATGCGGATACATTCAGTTATGTGGCGGGGTTTTCGAGCGCGCTGCATATTTTCGAGGCTTCGCCACGGGACCCGCGTCGCCGGACACTGTGCGGTGAGGACGCCTGTATGGGTGACTGGGATGAGGCGGTCCGCACGGATAAGAATCCGGAAGTAGCTCTGAGCCAGTTAAAAGAAAAGGTGGATGCCGGCAAAGCTGTCTACCCACAGGTATTTATGTCATGTGGTACGGAGGACGATTTGCTGCCTGTCAACCGGACATTTCGTGACAAGCTGACTGCGGCAGGAGTTCCGCTCACATATGAAGAGGCGCCCGGCGCCCATGAGTGGAGCTTTTGGGACAAATATGTCTGCCGGATTATTGAAGACTGGCTTCCCAAAGATTGA
- a CDS encoding oxaloacetate decarboxylase has product MRKLGKLLFSFRGGKAATSVTVIGGADGPTSIFLAGKVPDRSLIVTVAAVTVIVVLLLVLFLIRRRRHRK; this is encoded by the coding sequence ATGAGAAAGCTCGGGAAATTACTCTTTTCGTTTCGTGGAGGCAAGGCCGCGACTTCTGTCACGGTAATCGGCGGGGCGGACGGCCCCACATCGATCTTTCTGGCCGGAAAGGTGCCGGACAGATCGCTGATCGTGACTGTTGCAGCCGTGACAGTCATCGTTGTCCTTTTGCTCGTATTATTTCTGATCCGACGCAGGAGACACAGAAAGTAG
- a CDS encoding Sir2 silent information regulator family NAD-dependent deacetylase, protein MKHYIFQNVPCEKQLTRAAILLKEAEIVLIGAGAGISSAAGLTYSGKRFTDHFGEFIRIYGSSHMPDMYTAGFYPFSTQEAKWGYWSKHSMVNRFLPPAMPLYRQLYQLVKEKDYFVLTTNVDHQFEKAGFQANRIFATQGDYGNIQCEKGCHPRVYDAEDLFRRMDQARHDCLIPSAMVPKCPVCGGNMTMHLRCDQYFVEDENWRKAAGRYYDFLKITEREKGVLLELGVGFNTPSIIRFPFENMVRENKNLFLIRLNLHEAAIPEDIEHRAIGIGGDMAQAIFDLNNQNRI, encoded by the coding sequence ATGAAACATTATATTTTTCAAAATGTTCCCTGTGAGAAACAGCTGACACGGGCCGCCATATTGCTGAAAGAAGCGGAAATCGTACTGATCGGCGCGGGGGCAGGCATTTCCTCCGCCGCCGGCCTCACTTACAGTGGGAAACGGTTTACCGATCATTTCGGTGAATTCATAAGAATATACGGTTCTTCACATATGCCGGATATGTATACGGCAGGTTTTTATCCGTTTTCCACACAGGAGGCAAAATGGGGATATTGGTCGAAGCACAGTATGGTAAACCGCTTTCTTCCGCCTGCCATGCCTTTATACAGGCAGCTTTATCAACTTGTAAAGGAAAAAGATTATTTTGTTCTGACCACAAATGTCGACCATCAGTTTGAAAAAGCAGGATTTCAGGCAAACCGTATCTTTGCCACTCAGGGAGATTATGGAAACATCCAGTGTGAAAAGGGATGTCATCCAAGGGTCTACGACGCAGAGGATTTGTTTCGCCGGATGGATCAGGCAAGACACGACTGTCTGATCCCTTCCGCAATGGTACCAAAATGCCCTGTCTGTGGCGGCAATATGACGATGCACCTGCGCTGTGACCAATATTTTGTGGAAGACGAAAACTGGCGGAAAGCAGCCGGACGTTATTACGATTTTCTGAAAATAACAGAGAGAGAAAAAGGAGTGTTACTGGAGCTTGGCGTCGGATTCAATACTCCGTCAATCATCCGTTTCCCGTTTGAAAACATGGTTCGGGAAAATAAAAATCTGTTCTTAATACGGCTGAATCTGCATGAAGCTGCCATTCCCGAAGACATAGAGCACAGAGCGATCGGTATCGGCGGTGATATGGCACAGGCGATCTTTGATCTGAACAACCAAAATCGTATTTGA
- a CDS encoding protein-ADP-ribose hydrolase yields MNAAETTELFLEKLKADSAEYANLETGGYSIEEKKNIIRSLMNLRMPGELSDEIKNLQDEYLQEERKKKGVVTLSEIPTIKEQFDSRSPYAEKISLWQGDITRLNVGAIVNAANSQLLGCFVPCHGCIDNAIHSAAGMLLREECNRIMKHRRLKYGRDYEEPTGTATLTAGYNLPCSHVIHTVGPIVSGPLRSALCQDLQNCYENVLNCCLEHQIRSVAFCCISTGEFHFPNRKAAEIAWKTVTAFLDKHGGCMERIIFNVWKDDDRKIYEKLLKCGSGH; encoded by the coding sequence ATGAACGCAGCAGAGACAACAGAGCTTTTTCTGGAGAAATTAAAGGCGGATTCGGCGGAATACGCAAATCTTGAAACCGGAGGATACAGCATCGAAGAAAAGAAAAATATAATTCGTTCCCTGATGAACCTCCGTATGCCGGGAGAACTGTCCGATGAGATAAAGAATCTGCAGGATGAATATCTGCAAGAAGAGCGAAAGAAAAAAGGAGTCGTAACTCTGTCGGAAATTCCAACCATAAAAGAACAGTTTGACAGCAGATCTCCTTATGCGGAAAAAATATCGCTATGGCAGGGTGATATAACAAGACTGAACGTCGGCGCGATTGTGAATGCCGCCAATTCACAGTTATTGGGCTGCTTTGTACCCTGTCACGGTTGTATTGACAATGCCATCCACAGCGCGGCCGGAATGCTGCTTCGCGAAGAATGTAACCGCATCATGAAACACAGACGGCTGAAATATGGCAGAGACTATGAAGAACCCACAGGTACGGCTACTCTGACCGCCGGTTACAATCTCCCCTGCAGCCATGTAATCCATACGGTGGGGCCGATTGTATCCGGACCATTACGCAGCGCACTTTGTCAGGATTTGCAAAACTGTTATGAAAACGTCCTGAACTGCTGTCTGGAACATCAGATCAGGTCCGTCGCTTTCTGCTGTATTTCTACCGGGGAATTTCATTTCCCAAACAGGAAAGCGGCAGAAATTGCATGGAAGACGGTAACCGCTTTCCTGGATAAGCATGGCGGTTGTATGGAACGGATCATTTTTAATGTCTGGAAAGACGACGATCGGAAGATCTACGAAAAATTGCTGAAATGCGGATCCGGTCACTGA
- a CDS encoding LuxR C-terminal-related transcriptional regulator gives MKRRWQVFLYLLLYLLLLAFVMEFDVKKLVDGKEIFMLLTGAILLTLPFCHRGIKKGELADIFGKKAVEAGLIQTFLLLFVRLSDEKGSAELLSDAALCFRPMLYAFCAKFTLEQEEAGKEKEAPPATEQEDVAGKRSKQETIAFEDCMAGGLTKREAEIALLICEGDSNGEIAEKLVISETTVKKHVSNIFEKTGIRKREELRQWIVENRNAEMG, from the coding sequence ATGAAGAGACGGTGGCAGGTATTTTTGTATTTGCTTCTGTATCTGTTGCTGCTTGCCTTTGTGATGGAGTTTGATGTGAAAAAGCTGGTTGACGGGAAAGAGATCTTTATGCTTTTGACCGGCGCGATTTTACTGACACTTCCGTTTTGCCACAGAGGCATAAAAAAGGGAGAGCTGGCAGATATATTTGGTAAAAAAGCGGTGGAAGCCGGACTGATTCAGACATTTCTGCTGCTGTTTGTCAGATTATCGGACGAAAAGGGCAGTGCGGAGCTGCTCTCCGACGCGGCGCTTTGTTTCCGGCCGATGTTGTATGCATTCTGCGCAAAGTTTACTCTGGAACAGGAGGAAGCGGGAAAAGAGAAAGAAGCGCCGCCTGCCACAGAGCAGGAAGACGTGGCAGGGAAGCGATCGAAACAGGAGACCATCGCATTTGAGGATTGCATGGCAGGCGGATTGACGAAACGGGAGGCCGAGATTGCACTGCTGATCTGCGAAGGAGATTCGAACGGAGAGATCGCGGAAAAACTGGTGATCTCGGAGACGACGGTCAAGAAGCATGTCTCAAATATCTTCGAGAAGACAGGCATCAGAAAGCGGGAGGAACTGCGACAGTGGATTGTGGAAAACAGGAACGCAGAAATGGGATGA
- the secA gene encoding preprotein translocase subunit SecA: MNVVQKIFGTHSERELKRIMPLVDKIEALRPGMQALSDEELREKTQEFKKRLAEGASLDDLLPEAYATVREAARRVLNMEHFRVQLIGGIILHQGRIAEMKTGEGKTLVSTLPAYLNALLGRGVHVVTVNDYLAKRDAEWMGQVHEFLGLKVGVVLNAMKPDERREAYACDITYVTNNELGFDYLRDNMVIYKEQLVLRDLHYAIIDEVDSVLIDEARTPLIISGQSGKSTKLYEACDILARQMTRGADMEDLSKIDAIMGVEQEESGDFIVNEKDKVVNLTAEGVSKVEKFFQIENLADPDNLEIQHNIILALRAHNLMFRDQDYVVKDDQVVIVDEFTGRIMPGRRYSDGLHQAIEAKEHVKVKRESKTLATITFQNFFNKFEKKSGMTGTALTEEKEFRDIYGMDVIEIPTNMPIQRMDRQDAVYKTKKEKLHAVVEAVREAHEKGQPVLVGTITIEMSETLSRMLQKEGIPHKVLNAKFHEQEAEIVADAGIHGSVTIATNMAGRGTDIKLDEEAKALGGLKIIGTERHESRRIDNQLRGRSGRQGDPGESKFYISLEDDLMRLFGSERLINMFNALGIPENQEIEHKMLTNAIETAQKKIESNNFGIRKNLLEYDQVNNEQREIIYAERRRVLDGESMRDVIYKMITDIVENTVDTCIGDDADSDDWDLTELNTLLLPTIPLQVINRGRIEKLQKNSLKHQLKEEAVKLYESKEAEFPETEAIRELERVVLLKVIDRKWMDHIDDMDQLRQGIGLQAYGQRDPLVEYKMNGYEMFDSMTDSIREDTVKLLFHVRVEQKVEREQVAKVTGTNKDDSAQKGPVKREKAKVYPNDPCPCGSGKKYKNCCGRR; this comes from the coding sequence ATGAATGTAGTTCAGAAAATATTTGGAACCCACAGTGAGCGCGAACTGAAACGAATCATGCCGCTGGTGGATAAGATTGAAGCGCTTCGCCCGGGGATGCAGGCACTTTCGGACGAGGAATTGCGGGAGAAGACGCAGGAGTTTAAGAAGCGGCTTGCCGAGGGCGCGTCTTTGGACGATCTGCTTCCGGAAGCCTATGCGACAGTGCGTGAGGCGGCGCGGCGTGTCCTTAATATGGAACATTTCCGTGTGCAGCTGATCGGAGGCATCATTTTGCATCAGGGACGTATTGCGGAGATGAAGACCGGTGAAGGAAAGACACTTGTGTCTACGCTCCCCGCATACTTGAATGCTCTGCTTGGAAGGGGTGTTCATGTCGTCACAGTCAATGACTATCTGGCAAAGCGTGACGCGGAGTGGATGGGGCAGGTGCATGAGTTTTTAGGCCTGAAAGTGGGCGTCGTGCTCAATGCCATGAAACCGGATGAGCGGAGAGAAGCCTATGCCTGTGACATCACCTATGTGACGAACAATGAGCTTGGATTTGATTATCTGCGGGATAATATGGTGATCTACAAAGAACAGCTTGTTCTGCGTGATCTGCATTATGCGATTATCGACGAAGTAGACTCTGTCCTGATTGACGAGGCCCGTACGCCGCTGATTATTTCCGGACAGAGTGGGAAGTCAACGAAATTATATGAAGCCTGTGACATTCTGGCAAGGCAGATGACCCGGGGCGCGGATATGGAAGATCTCTCCAAGATCGATGCCATCATGGGAGTCGAACAGGAGGAGAGCGGCGATTTTATTGTCAATGAGAAAGACAAAGTTGTCAACCTGACTGCGGAAGGGGTATCAAAAGTCGAAAAGTTCTTCCAGATCGAAAACCTGGCGGATCCGGACAACCTGGAAATCCAGCATAATATCATTCTGGCGCTGCGCGCCCATAATCTGATGTTCCGCGATCAGGATTATGTGGTGAAGGACGATCAGGTAGTGATCGTTGACGAGTTTACAGGACGTATCATGCCGGGACGGCGCTATTCCGACGGTCTGCATCAGGCCATCGAAGCCAAAGAGCATGTGAAAGTAAAGAGAGAGAGTAAGACGCTGGCGACGATTACGTTCCAGAACTTCTTTAATAAATTTGAGAAGAAATCGGGTATGACCGGTACGGCTCTCACAGAAGAGAAAGAGTTCCGTGACATATACGGCATGGACGTAATTGAAATTCCGACGAACATGCCGATACAGAGAATGGATCGCCAGGATGCGGTCTACAAAACCAAAAAGGAAAAGCTGCACGCGGTTGTGGAAGCCGTAAGGGAGGCGCATGAGAAAGGGCAGCCGGTACTTGTGGGTACGATCACGATCGAGATGTCTGAGACGCTCAGCCGTATGTTGCAAAAAGAAGGGATTCCGCATAAAGTACTCAACGCCAAGTTTCATGAGCAGGAGGCGGAGATCGTAGCCGATGCAGGGATTCACGGCTCCGTGACAATCGCCACCAATATGGCGGGCCGTGGTACGGATATTAAACTTGATGAAGAGGCAAAGGCGCTGGGCGGGCTGAAGATCATCGGTACGGAGCGTCATGAGTCGAGGCGGATTGACAATCAGCTGCGTGGACGGTCCGGTCGTCAGGGCGATCCGGGAGAGTCAAAGTTTTATATTTCGCTGGAAGATGATCTGATGAGACTGTTCGGCTCCGAACGCCTGATCAATATGTTCAATGCGCTGGGCATTCCGGAAAATCAGGAGATCGAGCATAAGATGCTGACAAACGCGATCGAGACAGCGCAGAAGAAGATCGAGAGCAATAACTTCGGGATTCGTAAGAATCTGCTTGAGTACGATCAGGTCAACAACGAGCAGCGCGAAATTATCTATGCGGAGCGCCGCCGGGTACTGGACGGTGAGAGTATGCGCGATGTGATCTACAAGATGATCACAGACATTGTGGAGAATACGGTAGATACGTGCATCGGGGACGACGCCGATTCCGATGACTGGGATTTGACGGAGTTAAACACGCTGCTGCTGCCAACGATCCCCCTGCAGGTGATCAACAGAGGACGTATTGAGAAGCTGCAGAAAAACAGCCTGAAGCATCAGTTGAAAGAGGAAGCGGTCAAGCTGTATGAGAGCAAGGAAGCAGAGTTTCCGGAGACAGAGGCGATCCGCGAGTTGGAGCGGGTTGTGCTGCTAAAAGTGATCGACAGAAAATGGATGGACCATATCGACGATATGGATCAGCTTCGTCAGGGAATCGGCCTGCAGGCTTACGGGCAGAGAGATCCGCTTGTGGAATATAAGATGAACGGCTACGAAATGTTTGACAGTATGACGGACAGTATTCGGGAAGATACGGTCAAACTGTTGTTCCATGTGCGTGTGGAACAGAAAGTAGAGAGAGAACAGGTCGCAAAAGTGACCGGCACGAACAAGGATGATTCCGCACAGAAAGGACCGGTAAAACGGGAGAAGGCAAAAGTCTACCCGAACGACCCATGTCCGTGTGGGAGTGGTAAAAAATATAAAAATTGCTGTGGCAGAAGGTAG
- the prfB gene encoding peptide chain release factor 2 (programmed frameshift), which yields MVELDQMKTELQAYETPLAEVRDSFNLADKGKRIEELEMEMESPGFWDDPDYSNQKMRELKKLKDLVETCDSLSSQYEDIETLIEMGYEMEDEDIVSETRQELDIFIARFEEIRIGTLLSGEYDKNNAILKLNAGAGGTESCDWAGMLYRMYTRWAEKKGFDVQVLDYLDGDEAGIKSVTFQVNGDNAYGYLKSEKGVHRLVRISPFNAQGKRQTSFVSLDVMPDIEENLDIEINDDELRIDTYRSSGAGGQHINKTSSAIRITHLPTGIVVQCQNERSQHMNKDKAMQMLKAKLYLLKQEENAQKLSGIRGEVKEIGWGNQIRSYVMQPYTMVKDHRTSVESSNVDAVMDGAIDLFINAYLKWINNGSKE from the exons GTGGTAGAACTGGACCAGATGAAAACAGAATTACAGGCATATGAGACACCATTAGCGGAAGTGAGGGATTCA TTTAACCTTGCAGATAAGGGAAAGCGGATCGAAGAGCTGGAAATGGAGATGGAATCGCCGGGCTTCTGGGATGACCCGGACTACTCCAACCAGAAAATGAGAGAACTGAAAAAATTAAAAGATCTGGTGGAAACATGCGACAGCCTGTCTTCCCAATATGAGGACATCGAGACATTGATCGAGATGGGCTATGAGATGGAAGACGAGGACATTGTGTCGGAGACGCGGCAGGAGCTTGATATTTTTATTGCCAGATTTGAGGAGATCAGGATCGGCACGCTGCTCTCCGGCGAGTACGATAAAAACAATGCGATCCTCAAGCTGAATGCGGGAGCAGGCGGCACGGAAAGCTGTGACTGGGCAGGGATGCTCTATCGTATGTACACAAGATGGGCGGAGAAGAAAGGCTTTGACGTCCAGGTATTGGACTATCTTGACGGGGACGAAGCCGGGATCAAGTCTGTGACGTTTCAGGTGAACGGCGACAATGCGTACGGCTATCTGAAATCCGAAAAGGGGGTACATCGCCTTGTGCGTATTTCTCCGTTTAATGCGCAGGGAAAGCGTCAGACTTCCTTTGTGTCACTCGATGTAATGCCGGATATTGAGGAAAATCTCGATATTGAGATCAATGATGACGAACTGCGGATTGATACGTATCGAAGCAGTGGTGCGGGCGGACAGCATATCAATAAGACGTCCTCGGCAATTCGTATCACGCATTTGCCGACAGGCATTGTTGTGCAGTGTCAGAATGAACGAAGCCAGCACATGAACAAAGACAAGGCCATGCAGATGTTGAAGGCAAAGCTGTATCTGCTGAAACAGGAAGAGAATGCGCAGAAGCTCTCCGGTATCCGGGGGGAAGTCAAGGAGATCGGCTGGGGCAATCAAATCCGCTCTTATGTCATGCAGCCCTACACGATGGTCAAAGACCACCGTACCAGTGTAGAAAGCTCCAACGTGGACGCGGTTATGGACGGTGCGATTGATCTCTTTATCAACGCATATCTGAAGTGGATCAACAATGGCAGCAAAGAATGA